The Candidatus Deferrimicrobiaceae bacterium genome contains the following window.
CTCGTAGCCGCTTCCGAAGGTTTCCCGGGACCGGGTCTCCTCCCGGGTCGGGTAGGTGGCGCATCCCCCGAGGAAGGAAAACGAAGACGCGATCAGGAATCCGGCAACAAGAAGACGCGCGGATTTCCCCATCGCCGGTCGCCGATCCCTTGTCCCCGCTCTTAGACCCACGGATTTCCCGCGTCCACGCCCCATGCGCTAAAGCGTATTGAAAACCGCGGGAAAGCACAAGTTCCCAAACGCTTCAAGGCGATTCCCTTCTCTGCCGCCCGTTGATCTCACCCCGGAACCCGGTACGCCCGGGGCGATTCCGGCTTCGACCCCGAAGGACCGGAAAATGGCCGGCCTGGACAAGATCGGCAAAAAAGGGGGATAAGTTCAGGATGAAACGATCGAACCATCGTGGCCTGGTCGTGTCCGACCGCCTTCTCGAGCGGATCGTCGGGCAGGACCTCGTACCGGATTATTATATATGTTGCTTATCAGATTGTTAGAACATAATATTTAAATTTTTATATCATATTTCGAAAATGACCTTGGATTCTCCATCGTTCCATGAAATTGGAACCTCCCCGTTTCTTTCGATCACGCAATAGTGCAACGGGAAGAGTTTATGGTACGGTACGAAAGAAAGGGGTTCGACATGTCCATCCTTGATTTCCCCTCTGAATGTATCGAGCCGTTCATCGAGCACTGGGGAGAGCCACGCGCTTTCTGGCTCCGGAAACCCAGGCCCGTCGGCGAAACGATCCTGATCGCCAGAAAAAGGTTCCCCGTCCCGGATTCCCATGAAAACCGGAAAACGATCTTCCTGGATGTCGAACGAGCATTCGGGACCGGCGGGCACGGCACCACGGAAGGATGCCTCCTTGCGCTCGAGAAGTTCCAACGGGGAGAAGAAACCGTCCTGGATGTGGGGACGGGCACGGGGGTCCTTGCCATCGCGGCGCACCGGCTGGGAGCGCGTCACGTGACCGCGGTCGATATCGACGGCGCCTCCTGCCGGGAAGCAAGGAAAAATCTCGCCGCGAACGGGATCGCGACCGGAATCGAGGTCAGGGAAGGCGGGATCGAACAGGCGGAAGGCCCGTTCGACATCATCGCCGCGAACCTCCGGCCGCTCCTTCTGGTTGGGCTCATGGAGGTTCTCGTCGGCAAATTGCACGACCGGGGCGTCGCGATCCTCTCGGGGATCATGGAGAGGGAGCTCCACCCTTTCCTGGCCTTCCTGGAAAAGCACCCCCTGGAGCTTCTGGACAGGAAAAGGATACGGGGCTGGATGACGCTGGTTTTACGAAAAAGATCGCGCAACGCCCCCCCTGCGGGATAGCGCCCCGCACCCGAAACTTTGAGCTGGGGGAAAAGACCCCCCGGACCGGCCGGTCCGGGGGGTGGTCGTTTCCTCCGGTCCCCTTCCCTACTTGCCGCGCGAGAACTCCTCCATGAATCCCGCGAGCGTATCCACCCACTCGTAGGAGGCGGCGTTGTAGATGGAGGCGCGGATCCCGCCGACCGAGCGGTGCCCTTTCAGTCCCACCATCCCGCGCTTCTTGGCCTCGGCGATGAACTGTTCCTCGAGCGCCTCGCTGGGGAGCCGGAAGACCACGTTCATCACCGACCGGCTCTCCTTCTCCACCGGCGAGCGGTAGAACCCGGCGTTCCGGTCGATGACGCTGTAGAGGCGCGCGGCCTTCTTCCGGTTCGCCTCCTCGAGCTTGGCGAGCCCCCCCTGGGACTTGATCCAGGAGAGGACGTTCCGGACCATGTAGACGCCGAAGGTGGGCGGGGTGTTGTAGAGCGACTTGTTTGCGGCATGGGTGCGGAACTGGAAGATTTTGGGAATGTCCTTTCTTCCCTTTTCCGCAAGCTCCTTCGA
Protein-coding sequences here:
- a CDS encoding 50S ribosomal protein L11 methyltransferase, whose translation is MVRYERKGFDMSILDFPSECIEPFIEHWGEPRAFWLRKPRPVGETILIARKRFPVPDSHENRKTIFLDVERAFGTGGHGTTEGCLLALEKFQRGEETVLDVGTGTGVLAIAAHRLGARHVTAVDIDGASCREARKNLAANGIATGIEVREGGIEQAEGPFDIIAANLRPLLLVGLMEVLVGKLHDRGVAILSGIMERELHPFLAFLEKHPLELLDRKRIRGWMTLVLRKRSRNAPPAG